A part of Paenibacillus sp. 481 genomic DNA contains:
- a CDS encoding response regulator transcription factor, protein MSEIKVLVIEDEPTLARLLSYNLTLEGYETTVVDHGSQGLHTALHHHFDLIILDIMLPGMNGFEVLTKLRQAGGKTPVIILTARNAEEEVVQGLKCGADDYITKPFGVAELLARASAVLRRTSNDGLPLGLEPSRDEKVITLGELSIYPERYEVTLHNELIPLRPKEFEVLLHLVQRPGTVITRDDLMNAVWGFDYIGGQRTVDVHVSSLRKKLEMNQQSVQIDSIRGVGYKLMVQKNK, encoded by the coding sequence ATGTCGGAAATAAAAGTGTTAGTTATTGAGGATGAGCCGACGCTTGCTCGCCTATTATCGTATAATTTGACGCTCGAAGGTTATGAGACGACTGTTGTTGATCATGGATCTCAGGGGCTTCATACAGCACTTCATCATCATTTTGATCTCATTATATTGGACATTATGTTGCCTGGAATGAATGGGTTTGAAGTATTGACGAAGCTGCGACAAGCAGGAGGGAAGACGCCAGTTATCATTTTGACGGCGCGCAACGCAGAGGAGGAAGTCGTCCAAGGGCTCAAATGTGGAGCGGACGATTACATTACGAAGCCATTCGGCGTAGCTGAGCTGCTTGCCCGTGCTTCAGCCGTCCTGCGGCGTACATCCAATGATGGACTGCCACTCGGGCTTGAGCCAAGTCGTGATGAGAAAGTGATTACTTTAGGCGAGTTGAGCATTTATCCGGAAAGGTATGAAGTCACGCTGCATAACGAACTGATTCCGCTGCGGCCCAAAGAATTTGAAGTGCTGCTTCATTTAGTGCAGCGGCCAGGAACAGTCATTACGCGCGATGACCTCATGAATGCGGTGTGGGGATTTGATTATATCGGCGGTCAGCGTACGGTTGACGTTCACGTCAGCTCGCTCCGCAAAAAGCTGGAAATGAACCAGCAATCCGTGCAAATCGACTCGATCCGTGGAGTCGGCTACAAATTAATGGTGCAAAAAAACAAATAA
- a CDS encoding bile acid:sodium symporter family protein, whose amino-acid sequence MNSSEPTPLGIKLNHWFERYMFVLVPGSLVLGIICSGILIQYVPFIPWLFGFVTFVMGLGCKFRDVTAAFGRPLLFLNVFVIAHVLSPLMAFGIGNALFGENADYTAGLVLFTVIPLGVSSVLWVSMARGPVPLILALVVADSLLSPLIVPFSISLLFGEMVHFDTWDMLVDLLLIVVLPMIGGIVVNELSKGQAKPKTAPVTLPLSKLAFMAVVMFNAAAIGPFVHSWGWDAFYLFMVVILVVAACYAVGAWSSSLFRTPQSTVEERAALRGTLGFACGMRNNSLGIVLAMQYFGPEAAVAVVLSILIQQPGATLFYALLQKFNTKAPSQKEVI is encoded by the coding sequence ATGAACTCATCTGAACCTACACCATTAGGCATTAAACTTAATCATTGGTTTGAGCGTTATATGTTCGTATTAGTCCCCGGCAGCTTAGTGCTGGGGATTATTTGCAGTGGTATTTTGATTCAATACGTACCATTCATACCGTGGTTGTTCGGATTTGTAACATTTGTGATGGGATTAGGCTGTAAATTCCGCGACGTAACTGCGGCGTTTGGGCGTCCGCTCTTATTTTTAAACGTATTCGTGATTGCCCATGTCTTGTCGCCGCTAATGGCGTTTGGCATTGGAAACGCCTTATTTGGCGAAAATGCGGATTATACAGCAGGGCTCGTTCTGTTTACTGTGATTCCGTTAGGTGTTTCCTCGGTGTTGTGGGTCAGTATGGCCCGCGGACCTGTTCCTTTGATTCTTGCACTCGTCGTAGCCGATTCACTGCTTAGTCCGCTGATCGTTCCGTTCTCTATTTCGCTGCTGTTCGGGGAAATGGTTCATTTTGATACGTGGGACATGCTCGTTGATTTGTTGCTGATCGTCGTGCTGCCGATGATCGGCGGCATTGTAGTCAATGAACTCAGCAAAGGGCAGGCTAAGCCGAAGACCGCACCAGTTACACTACCGTTGTCGAAGCTAGCCTTTATGGCTGTCGTCATGTTCAATGCAGCAGCGATTGGCCCGTTCGTCCACTCATGGGGATGGGACGCTTTTTACTTGTTTATGGTCGTCATCTTGGTCGTTGCGGCATGCTATGCTGTTGGAGCTTGGAGCTCGTCCTTGTTTCGAACGCCACAGTCGACTGTTGAGGAGAGAGCAGCATTGCGAGGAACGCTTGGCTTTGCTTGCGGGATGCGTAACAATTCGCTAGGGATCGTGCTTGCCATGCAATATTTTGGCCCAGAAGCCGCTGTTGCGGTCGTTCTTTCAATCTTAATTCAACAGCCAGGGGCTACGTTGTTTTACGCTCTTTTACAAAAATTTAATACAAAAGCACCTAGTCAAAAAGAGGTCATATAA
- the pnpS gene encoding two-component system histidine kinase PnpS, with protein MTHFRTRLTLLFVLLIGISMLLAGIYMANTFKRSHIEQLERNMSREMKLIQQTLTWKSTEQRDEAGRYYTDWSHKLHESANARVTFILADGTVIGDSKHNVSQMDNHLKREEIVAAQKQGIGSNIRYSETSKQNMLYVATPIKFPQYNGYLRLAMGLEEIEKSVRELWVYLGAGLFVLFFVAAFTSYRIAYSLTRPIEKMTRVALRIAHMDYRARVHATGKDEIGQLGSAINAMADSLQIQLTQIRENESRLQSVLEHMINGIVMVEADGKVELLNSKAERILGVKCHDWVGKSFKEVRAPHELMQMVADVAEHKLMLHDEIAIYYPQERLLDVNVVPVYTSDKQWSGVLLFMQDVSAIRRLERMRSEFVANVSHEIKTPVAAVKGFAETLMNGAMNDPDTAQSFLRIIYDESERLNRLIGDILELSKIESKKVPLQFSPVHMSSFLEQTTEMLQQAAETKHIEVLLQTDEEMYLEADEDRLRQIVLNLLSNAINYTPEGGHVKISAYPLDVAANGDYEQIRLTISDTGMGIPKKDLPRIFERFYRVDKARSRSSGGTGLGLSIVKHLVEAHRGHIQVESESGLGTTFTIELPVLQDTVAFIRQYP; from the coding sequence ATGACGCATTTTCGTACGAGGCTGACGCTCTTATTCGTGCTGTTAATCGGGATATCGATGCTGTTAGCAGGTATTTATATGGCGAATACGTTTAAGCGGAGTCATATCGAGCAATTAGAACGAAATATGTCCCGGGAAATGAAGCTCATTCAGCAGACATTAACTTGGAAAAGTACAGAGCAACGAGATGAGGCCGGTCGATACTATACGGACTGGTCACACAAGCTGCATGAAAGTGCAAATGCACGGGTCACGTTTATTTTAGCGGATGGCACGGTTATTGGTGATTCCAAGCATAACGTCAGCCAAATGGACAACCATTTGAAGCGGGAAGAGATTGTCGCTGCGCAAAAGCAAGGAATCGGCTCGAACATTCGCTACAGCGAAACGTCAAAGCAGAACATGCTGTATGTGGCAACTCCTATAAAATTCCCTCAATATAATGGTTATTTGCGTTTGGCGATGGGATTAGAGGAAATTGAAAAAAGCGTACGTGAGCTATGGGTTTATTTGGGTGCGGGCCTATTCGTTCTGTTCTTTGTCGCTGCCTTTACCAGTTATCGCATTGCTTACAGTTTAACTCGTCCGATTGAAAAGATGACAAGGGTTGCGCTGCGTATCGCGCACATGGATTACCGTGCCCGCGTGCATGCAACAGGCAAGGATGAGATTGGTCAGTTAGGCTCTGCGATTAACGCGATGGCGGATAGTTTGCAAATCCAATTGACCCAAATTCGGGAGAACGAGAGTCGTTTGCAGTCCGTGCTGGAACATATGATCAATGGTATCGTTATGGTCGAAGCAGACGGCAAAGTGGAGTTGCTTAACAGCAAGGCGGAGCGTATTTTAGGCGTGAAATGCCATGATTGGGTAGGCAAGTCTTTTAAAGAAGTAAGAGCTCCCCATGAGCTTATGCAAATGGTCGCTGATGTCGCGGAGCATAAATTAATGCTGCATGACGAAATTGCGATTTACTATCCGCAAGAGCGGTTGCTCGATGTGAATGTCGTACCTGTGTACACTTCAGACAAACAATGGTCGGGTGTGCTGTTGTTTATGCAAGACGTCTCTGCCATTCGCCGACTAGAGCGGATGCGCAGTGAATTTGTAGCGAACGTTTCGCATGAAATTAAGACGCCTGTCGCTGCTGTCAAAGGCTTTGCTGAAACGTTAATGAATGGTGCGATGAATGATCCCGATACGGCGCAGTCATTCCTGCGTATTATTTATGATGAGAGTGAGCGGTTGAATCGACTTATCGGGGACATTTTGGAGTTGTCTAAAATCGAATCCAAAAAAGTGCCGCTGCAATTTTCACCTGTTCATATGAGCAGCTTTTTAGAGCAGACGACAGAAATGTTGCAGCAGGCGGCAGAGACTAAGCACATCGAGGTGCTATTGCAAACCGATGAGGAAATGTATTTGGAGGCAGATGAAGACCGCCTGCGCCAAATCGTGCTCAATTTATTATCGAATGCGATCAATTATACGCCTGAAGGTGGTCATGTTAAAATTTCGGCATACCCACTTGATGTAGCTGCGAACGGGGATTATGAGCAGATACGATTAACGATTTCGGATACGGGCATGGGTATACCGAAGAAAGATTTGCCGCGTATTTTTGAGCGGTTTTATCGAGTAGATAAAGCACGTTCTCGCAGCTCTGGGGGAACGGGCTTGGGCTTGTCTATTGTGAAACACTTGGTGGAAGCGCATCGTGGTCATATCCAAGTTGAAAGTGAATCTGGCTTGGGAACGACGTTTACGATCGAGTTACCTGTGTTACAGGATACGGTGGCATTTATACGCCAATACCCGTAG